One segment of Dolichospermum sp. DET69 DNA contains the following:
- a CDS encoding roadblock/LC7 domain-containing protein, with product MAINAEKLGMVLQNFVSGTTDVQGAALVTPDGLPLAASLPGGMDEERVSAMSASMLSLGERIGMELARGTIDRIFVEGNKGFGILTGCGQDAVLLVLASESAKQGLLMLEIKRVLAELKLIVQ from the coding sequence ATGGCTATTAACGCAGAAAAACTCGGCATGGTTTTACAAAACTTTGTTAGCGGTACTACTGATGTACAAGGAGCAGCACTTGTCACTCCTGACGGACTACCTTTAGCAGCAAGCTTGCCTGGTGGGATGGATGAAGAACGGGTATCAGCGATGTCAGCATCTATGTTATCCTTGGGCGAAAGAATTGGGATGGAATTAGCCAGAGGCACTATTGACCGGATCTTTGTAGAAGGTAATAAAGGCTTTGGGATTTTAACTGGTTGTGGTCAAGATGCCGTTCTCCTAGTCTTAGCTAGTGAAAGTGCCAAACAAGGATTACTAATGCTAGAAATCAAGCGCGTTCTTGCAGAATTAAAGCTAATCGTCCAGTAA
- a CDS encoding ssl1498 family light-harvesting-like protein, whose protein sequence is MPYTNEERGLLNNFAKEPKVYQAEPPTNSQKLTYIILGIAGVLLIGGVIFVAFSVSNVS, encoded by the coding sequence ATGCCCTATACAAACGAAGAACGCGGTCTTCTCAATAATTTTGCTAAAGAACCCAAGGTTTATCAAGCTGAACCTCCTACAAACAGTCAAAAGCTTACTTATATTATATTAGGAATTGCGGGGGTACTTTTAATTGGGGGGGTAATTTTTGTGGCCTTCTCTGTTTCTAATGTTAGTTAA
- a CDS encoding tetratricopeptide repeat protein — protein sequence MYTEKKAKTQVNTNVNETVHTENISLNRQVYQRLKLALSLGLRRQILFAICDDLHLRNRIAARLHSTLAYPVGKVLYQRANSGNFSTPAYPRLVTLRLDVSDPNPIAQINQWLANYPPPLMGKSTDNPGRPLPIPAFQIVGVEMLTKEPVAVQRLFLNYLRLGEQHLSGDESSRFLESSLLFWVSRPWLSTIQQSAPKFWHYRTGVFVFAGEPTPTIENRGYSEVLADSRSLDRENLDHLFVNEEKISPDIQQINKPDLPLTATTDSVTEIPDVPAVQSSQITNNQSFLSLSHINEELQKLIQATINADDSDQIQQILWEIEQLHIQKATEEELAIPSGRLAIAYQNLGNFYRLQIEQGQPTIENLMIAILAYQEAVSHDESSPQLPDILNDLGTLYWMLHRIPDNSEEAKIYIQQGIDFYKLALKLITGDIQPETYARIQNNIGTAYGDLARFADAVENWNWAIVAYNEALRYRQEEIEPLKYAACQNNLGTAYWHLGQYNQPVEHLTKAIAAYKLAIVHYKPADEPLKYGMIQNNIGTAYWNLSQYEQPKENLQLAIQVYNEALKYRTSFDVPQSYAATQNNLGIAYWHLANQPQRTKEDQQKLVKLCIHAYEEAVNIAHSLISVSLNFDLYVTHNNLGLAHHYLVTDVSFIGDKKTLSQHLEAALENHLHALSGFDRQTENYQTTISYIINTIRAFHNKLGIQGQNLALSKLPGQLLPDVLPKL from the coding sequence ATGTATACAGAAAAAAAGGCTAAAACCCAAGTAAATACAAACGTGAATGAAACTGTACACACAGAAAACATTAGTTTGAATCGGCAAGTATATCAACGCCTAAAACTTGCCCTGAGTCTGGGTTTACGTAGACAAATTTTATTTGCTATATGTGATGATTTACATTTAAGAAATCGGATAGCAGCCCGATTGCATTCAACCCTTGCTTATCCGGTGGGTAAGGTATTATATCAAAGAGCCAATTCGGGGAATTTTAGCACTCCAGCTTATCCGCGATTAGTTACTTTGCGTTTAGATGTAAGCGATCCTAATCCTATAGCGCAGATCAATCAATGGTTAGCTAATTATCCACCTCCGCTGATGGGGAAATCAACAGATAATCCCGGTCGTCCCTTACCAATCCCTGCATTTCAAATTGTCGGGGTGGAAATGCTGACTAAAGAACCAGTAGCAGTACAACGGTTATTTTTGAATTATCTCCGCTTAGGTGAACAGCACTTATCTGGTGATGAATCTAGCCGCTTTTTAGAATCAAGTTTGTTATTTTGGGTTTCTCGTCCTTGGTTGTCTACAATTCAGCAATCAGCACCCAAATTTTGGCATTATCGAACGGGTGTATTTGTGTTTGCGGGAGAACCAACACCAACTATAGAGAATAGAGGTTATTCAGAGGTTTTAGCGGATTCTCGGAGTTTAGACCGGGAAAATTTAGATCATTTATTTGTTAATGAAGAGAAAATCTCTCCAGATATCCAACAAATAAATAAACCGGATTTGCCTTTAACTGCAACTACAGATTCAGTCACAGAAATACCAGACGTGCCTGCTGTTCAATCTTCTCAAATAACCAATAATCAAAGTTTCTTGTCCTTGTCTCATATTAACGAGGAGTTGCAAAAATTAATTCAGGCAACAATAAATGCTGATGATAGTGATCAAATTCAACAAATACTCTGGGAAATTGAACAATTACACATTCAAAAAGCTACTGAAGAGGAATTAGCGATTCCTTCGGGGCGCCTCGCTATCGCTTATCAGAATCTGGGTAATTTCTATCGGTTGCAGATTGAGCAAGGACAACCAACCATAGAAAACTTAATGATAGCAATTCTGGCTTATCAGGAAGCGGTGAGCCATGATGAAAGTTCTCCACAACTTCCCGACATTTTGAATGATTTGGGGACACTTTACTGGATGTTGCACCGCATCCCTGATAATTCTGAAGAAGCGAAAATTTATATTCAGCAAGGAATAGATTTTTATAAGTTAGCACTCAAGTTGATTACAGGTGATATTCAGCCAGAAACTTATGCTCGGATTCAAAATAACATTGGTACTGCCTATGGTGATTTGGCTCGGTTTGCTGACGCAGTAGAAAACTGGAATTGGGCAATTGTTGCTTACAATGAAGCACTTCGTTACCGACAGGAGGAGATAGAACCATTAAAATATGCTGCTTGTCAAAATAACTTAGGTACAGCGTACTGGCATCTAGGACAGTATAATCAGCCTGTGGAACATCTCACAAAAGCGATCGCTGCTTATAAATTAGCCATTGTTCACTATAAACCGGCGGATGAACCCCTCAAATATGGGATGATTCAGAATAATATTGGTACAGCTTATTGGAATCTTTCCCAATATGAACAACCAAAAGAAAATCTCCAGTTAGCAATTCAGGTTTATAATGAAGCACTAAAATATCGCACATCTTTTGATGTTCCTCAATCCTATGCTGCTACTCAAAATAATCTGGGTATCGCTTATTGGCATCTAGCAAATCAGCCCCAAAGGACAAAGGAAGATCAACAAAAACTCGTAAAATTATGTATTCATGCTTATGAAGAAGCTGTGAATATAGCTCACTCACTTATTAGTGTATCTTTGAATTTTGATTTATATGTGACACATAATAATTTAGGATTAGCTCATCATTACTTAGTGACAGATGTATCTTTTATTGGTGACAAAAAAACACTTTCTCAACACTTAGAAGCTGCTTTAGAAAATCATTTACACGCGTTAAGTGGATTTGATAGACAAACAGAAAATTATCAAACAACAATCAGTTACATTATTAACACAATTCGTGCTTTCCATAATAAGTTAGGAATTCAAGGACAAAATTTAGCTTTGTCTAAACTTCCAGGACAATTGTTGCCAGATGTTTTGCCGAAGTTATAA
- a CDS encoding response regulator transcription factor, translated as MISILLVDDQSLIRQGLRALLELEPDIEIVGEAENGQIAINLVRELQPNVILMDIRMPIMDGVAATKEINQNFPHSKVLVLTTFDDDEYVKAAIQNGAMGYLLKDTPSEELAVAIRAVDKGYSQLGPGIVKKLMTQFPATPPQPSVPANLAELTPREKEVLRLIAIGDNNREIAQKLYISEGTVKNHVTNILNCLNLRDRTQAAILANSFFTYLEQDTFKK; from the coding sequence ATGATTAGCATTTTACTTGTAGATGATCAAAGTTTAATTCGTCAAGGTTTAAGAGCCTTATTAGAATTAGAACCAGATATAGAAATTGTCGGAGAAGCCGAAAATGGTCAAATAGCAATTAATTTAGTCAGAGAACTCCAACCAAATGTAATTTTAATGGATATTAGAATGCCAATTATGGATGGAGTTGCTGCTACTAAAGAAATTAATCAAAACTTTCCCCATAGTAAAGTGCTTGTATTAACAACCTTTGATGATGATGAATATGTGAAAGCAGCAATTCAAAATGGGGCAATGGGTTATTTACTTAAAGATACACCCTCAGAAGAATTAGCCGTTGCCATTCGTGCGGTTGATAAAGGATATTCCCAATTAGGCCCAGGAATAGTTAAAAAACTTATGACTCAATTTCCTGCTACTCCTCCCCAACCATCTGTACCAGCGAATTTAGCAGAACTCACCCCTAGAGAAAAGGAAGTTTTGCGGTTAATTGCTATTGGTGACAATAATCGAGAAATTGCCCAAAAACTGTACATTTCTGAAGGGACAGTCAAAAATCATGTTACCAACATTTTGAATTGCCTCAATTTACGCGATCGCACACAAGCTGCTATTCTAGCCAATAGTTTTTTTACCTACTTAGAACAAGATACTTTTAAGAAATAG
- a CDS encoding GxxExxY protein → MNTSHTQNLKLDEITYIINGCAMKIHRTLGNGFQEVIYQRCMEIELKKSGLSFGREVEQTIYYEGIEVGTRRADFIVENQVVVELKAVISLEDVHLAQAKNYLVAYNFPVGLLINFGGLKLEYKKVFNPRFQG, encoded by the coding sequence ATGAACACATCTCATACCCAAAATCTAAAATTAGACGAAATTACATATATAATCAATGGATGTGCAATGAAAATACACCGAACTTTGGGAAATGGTTTTCAGGAGGTTATTTATCAAAGATGTATGGAAATTGAACTTAAAAAATCAGGTTTAAGTTTTGGAAGGGAGGTGGAACAAACAATTTATTATGAAGGAATTGAAGTAGGAACACGCAGGGCGGATTTTATAGTTGAAAATCAGGTTGTGGTGGAGTTAAAAGCGGTTATTTCTTTAGAAGATGTTCATTTAGCGCAAGCGAAGAATTATTTGGTAGCTTATAATTTTCCTGTGGGATTATTGATTAATTTTGGTGGGTTGAAGTTGGAATACAAGAAGGTTTTTAATCCTAGATTTCAGGGTTAA
- a CDS encoding P pilus assembly/Cpx signaling pathway, periplasmic inhibitor/zinc-resistance associated protein — MKLKTLSLIAGTLALTLIATPFAVQAQSSIPSPQPGKEMREKGPFKGLNLTTEQKAKMKEIGRNTRAQMEAVLTPEQKTKLQAAMAQRKAEYQAQRQQGQGQRQERREKRGNIFASLNLTQAQKDQMKQIRESSKQQIQAVLTPQQQAQMKQMRENMRSRRQQDKPQ, encoded by the coding sequence ATGAAACTGAAGACATTATCACTGATTGCTGGCACTCTGGCTTTGACTTTAATCGCAACTCCCTTTGCAGTTCAAGCACAATCAAGTATACCCTCACCCCAACCTGGTAAGGAAATGCGGGAAAAAGGTCCATTCAAAGGCTTGAATTTGACGACCGAACAAAAAGCGAAAATGAAGGAAATTGGCCGCAATACCCGCGCTCAAATGGAAGCTGTTTTAACTCCTGAACAAAAGACTAAATTACAAGCTGCAATGGCTCAACGTAAGGCTGAATATCAAGCACAACGTCAGCAAGGACAAGGGCAACGTCAGGAAAGACGTGAGAAGAGGGGGAATATTTTTGCTTCTTTGAACTTAACTCAAGCACAAAAAGATCAAATGAAACAAATCAGAGAATCATCAAAACAACAAATACAAGCTGTGTTAACTCCCCAACAGCAAGCGCAAATGAAGCAAATGCGAGAAAATATGCGTTCTCGTCGTCAACAAGATAAACCTCAATAA
- a CDS encoding (2Fe-2S) ferredoxin domain-containing protein has product MNELISNISNQEQPLPICVQVCQHRTCRKQGAAEVLAALQALPILNVTVIPSGCLGQCGNGPMVLVLPEMVWYCRVLPQEIPRLVEQHLLSGKRVKKMLYYRFHPHG; this is encoded by the coding sequence ATGAATGAATTAATATCAAATATCTCAAATCAGGAACAACCTCTTCCTATTTGTGTCCAAGTATGTCAACATCGTACTTGTAGGAAACAAGGTGCAGCAGAAGTATTAGCGGCTTTACAAGCTTTACCTATACTTAATGTGACAGTTATACCAAGTGGCTGCTTAGGTCAATGTGGTAATGGGCCAATGGTGTTAGTGTTACCGGAGATGGTTTGGTATTGTCGGGTTTTACCCCAAGAAATACCTAGATTGGTAGAACAACATTTATTAAGTGGTAAAAGAGTTAAGAAAATGCTTTATTATCGGTTTCATCCCCACGGGTAA
- a CDS encoding sensor histidine kinase, whose amino-acid sequence MNRPIQFNNHPFRFLLYLEWLLLGFSGLMVLMPSPSPRFSAMYPELTICSLAIFGLMGLRLPTYNKTNKIIYTAIEVLLILITGFYGGRSARLFPFLYLILVTRSCLIFQLPGRLTITFSSFVLFLLTLKQRMPPGRFSPIAQERFRFFSFSLAVLFGLSLVFVLVLMNTVLSERQSRDKLEIANEKLRQYALKIENQATLEERNRIAREIHDSLGHSLTALNLQLETALKLSKSDIPRAMTFLATAKELGSKALQDVRQSVSTMRSHPLQGQTLEQAIPILAADFQRSTGVLPNCQISIMAPLSMEISTPIYRIIQESFTNISKYAQATEVKLELMTTLENLKLIIQDNGSGFDVEQNTTGFGLQSMRDRTLSLRGEFYIHSSYNAGCQIIVNIPLPRDK is encoded by the coding sequence ATGAATCGTCCTATTCAGTTTAATAATCATCCTTTTAGATTTCTACTGTATTTAGAATGGCTGTTGTTAGGATTTTCTGGTTTAATGGTATTGATGCCATCTCCTTCACCGCGCTTTTCTGCAATGTATCCAGAACTGACAATTTGCAGTTTGGCAATTTTTGGTTTAATGGGTTTAAGATTACCGACTTACAATAAAACCAATAAAATTATTTATACAGCTATTGAAGTATTATTAATCTTAATTACTGGCTTTTATGGAGGTAGAAGTGCCAGACTTTTTCCCTTTCTTTATTTGATTTTAGTAACTCGCAGTTGTTTGATTTTTCAACTTCCAGGACGATTAACAATTACCTTTTCCTCATTTGTTTTATTTTTACTTACCCTTAAACAAAGGATGCCTCCAGGAAGATTTTCACCAATAGCTCAAGAAAGATTTAGATTTTTTAGTTTTAGTTTAGCCGTTTTGTTTGGTTTAAGTTTAGTATTTGTTTTAGTATTAATGAATACTGTTTTGTCTGAACGGCAAAGTCGAGATAAACTAGAAATTGCAAATGAAAAACTCCGTCAATATGCTTTAAAAATTGAAAATCAAGCTACCTTAGAAGAACGTAACCGCATTGCTAGAGAAATTCATGATTCTTTAGGACATTCGCTGACAGCTTTAAATCTTCAATTGGAAACTGCTTTAAAGTTATCAAAATCTGATATACCTAGAGCTATGACGTTTTTAGCCACTGCTAAAGAACTGGGTTCAAAAGCCTTACAAGATGTCCGTCAATCTGTTTCTACGATGAGATCCCATCCTTTACAGGGACAAACATTAGAACAAGCAATTCCGATCCTAGCAGCAGATTTTCAGCGTTCTACTGGCGTTTTACCTAATTGTCAAATTTCTATTATGGCTCCATTGTCTATGGAAATCAGCACTCCCATTTATCGGATTATTCAAGAATCATTCACTAATATTTCTAAATATGCACAAGCTACAGAAGTTAAATTAGAATTAATGACAACTTTAGAAAATTTAAAATTAATAATTCAGGATAATGGCAGCGGTTTTGATGTGGAACAAAATACTACCGGATTTGGTTTACAAAGTATGCGCGATCGCACTTTATCATTAAGAGGTGAATTTTATATTCATAGTAGTTATAATGCTGGTTGTCAAATAATAGTTAATATCCCCTTACCCAGAGACAAATAA
- a CDS encoding ABC transporter ATP-binding protein, whose protein sequence is MKEIVLGVRNLQVEFISDSSNVKAIDDISFQLHQGETLGIVGESGSGKSVTALAIMGLLQYPGKVTRGEIFFSRTNNQPLDLLTLSPQEMQLYRGGDIAMIFQEPMTSLNPVYSIGFQLQEAIMRHQNVNAIAAKRIAIAGLQEVKLLPSDEQIQEQYINNDLSESGSFKLAQLVKEHKEAMLERYPHQLSGGQLQRVMIAMAISCNPSVLIADEPTTALDVTVQATILALLYELQQSRNMAMIFISHDLGLISEITDQVAVMYKGKIVEYGAAAQIFNNPQHPYTKGLVACRPSLNRRPHKLLTVSDYMSVTEDEFGKVIIQAKEPAQPSEITREEINQRLANNSAKQPLLTVRNLEVGFPVRGVFGATKRYHKAVNGVSFDVFPGETLGLVGESGCGKTTLGRTLLRLIEPMSGKIFFDGQDITHLTGKTLQHLRREMQIIFQNPFSSLNPRMKVGEAIIEPLLIHGVGKSKQQQQARVVELLERVGLSADDQKKYPHQFSGGQRQRVCIARALALNPKFIICDESVSALDVSVQAQVLNLLKELQADFQLTYIFISHDLSVVKFLSDRILVMNQGKIVESGTSESIYLEPKEEYTQKLIAAIPTGSPERIRNRHN, encoded by the coding sequence ATGAAAGAAATAGTTTTAGGGGTTCGCAATCTACAAGTTGAATTTATCAGTGATAGCAGTAATGTCAAAGCTATTGATGATATTAGCTTCCAGTTACATCAAGGTGAAACTCTGGGAATAGTGGGAGAGTCTGGGAGTGGAAAGTCAGTTACAGCTTTAGCAATCATGGGTTTGTTGCAATATCCTGGAAAAGTAACTAGAGGGGAAATTTTCTTTTCGCGGACAAATAACCAACCCCTGGATTTATTAACATTATCACCTCAAGAAATGCAGCTTTATCGAGGTGGTGATATTGCAATGATTTTCCAAGAACCGATGACTTCTTTAAATCCGGTTTATAGTATCGGTTTTCAGTTGCAAGAAGCAATTATGCGACATCAAAATGTAAATGCAATTGCAGCGAAAAGAATTGCGATTGCGGGTTTACAAGAAGTTAAACTTTTACCTAGTGATGAGCAAATTCAAGAACAATATATTAATAATGATTTGTCTGAATCAGGGAGTTTTAAATTAGCACAATTGGTGAAAGAACACAAAGAAGCAATGCTGGAACGCTATCCTCATCAACTATCTGGGGGACAATTGCAACGAGTGATGATTGCAATGGCAATTTCTTGTAATCCCTCTGTATTAATTGCTGACGAGCCAACTACAGCTTTAGATGTAACTGTGCAAGCGACAATTTTAGCATTGTTGTATGAATTACAACAAAGTCGCAATATGGCAATGATTTTTATTAGCCATGACTTGGGGTTAATTTCGGAAATTACTGACCAAGTGGCAGTGATGTATAAAGGTAAAATTGTGGAATATGGTGCTGCTGCACAAATTTTCAACAATCCCCAACATCCTTATACTAAAGGACTTGTAGCTTGTCGTCCTAGTTTGAACCGTCGTCCCCACAAACTGCTGACTGTTTCTGACTATATGAGTGTCACAGAAGATGAATTTGGCAAAGTCATAATTCAGGCTAAAGAACCCGCACAACCATCGGAAATTACTAGGGAAGAGATTAATCAAAGATTAGCAAATAACAGTGCAAAACAACCTCTGTTGACAGTTCGTAACTTGGAAGTTGGTTTTCCAGTTCGGGGAGTATTTGGAGCCACAAAACGTTACCATAAGGCGGTAAATGGCGTTTCTTTTGATGTCTTTCCGGGAGAAACTTTGGGATTGGTGGGGGAATCGGGTTGCGGTAAAACTACTTTGGGTAGAACCCTGCTGCGATTAATCGAACCGATGAGCGGTAAAATATTCTTTGATGGACAAGATATTACTCACTTGACTGGGAAAACTTTGCAGCACTTACGACGGGAAATGCAAATTATTTTCCAAAATCCTTTTAGTTCCCTCAACCCCCGGATGAAAGTTGGGGAAGCGATTATTGAACCCCTATTGATTCATGGTGTGGGTAAGTCAAAACAACAGCAACAAGCTAGGGTTGTGGAACTTTTAGAAAGGGTGGGTTTAAGTGCAGATGATCAGAAAAAGTATCCTCATCAATTTTCAGGTGGTCAGCGTCAACGGGTTTGTATTGCTCGCGCTTTAGCTTTGAATCCTAAGTTTATTATCTGCGATGAGTCTGTTTCTGCTTTGGATGTGTCAGTGCAAGCACAGGTTTTAAATTTATTAAAAGAATTGCAAGCGGATTTTCAACTAACTTATATCTTTATTTCCCATGATTTAAGTGTAGTGAAATTTTTGAGCGATCGCATTTTGGTGATGAACCAAGGAAAAATTGTGGAATCAGGGACATCTGAAAGTATCTATTTAGAACCAAAGGAAGAATATACGCAAAAATTAATTGCTGCAATTCCTACTGGTAGTCCTGAACGGATCAGAAATCGGCACAATTAA
- a CDS encoding cysteine synthase A, translating into MNIKNGFIGTIGNTPLIRLNSFSEETGCEILAKAEFLNPGGSVKDRAALYIIEDAEKKGLLKPGGTVVEGTAGNTGIGLAHICNVKGYKCLIFIPNTQSQEKIDALTTLGAEVRPVPAVPYKDPNNYVKLSGKIAAEMENAIWANQFDNLANRVAHYETTGREIWQQTGGKIDGWVAATGTGGTYAGVAMYLKDQNPGVKCVVADPLGSGLYSYIKTGEIKMEGNSITEGIGNSRITANMESAPIDDAIQIDDSEALRVVYQLLRKDGLLMGGSTGINVGAAVALAKQLGPGHTIVTILCDSGSRYQSRIFNSEWLASKGLVIN; encoded by the coding sequence ATGAATATCAAAAATGGATTTATTGGTACGATTGGTAACACACCTCTAATTCGCTTGAACAGTTTTAGTGAAGAAACAGGTTGTGAAATCCTGGCCAAAGCCGAATTTCTTAACCCTGGTGGTTCTGTGAAAGATCGGGCTGCACTTTACATTATCGAAGACGCAGAAAAAAAAGGACTCCTCAAACCTGGAGGTACAGTAGTAGAAGGAACTGCGGGTAATACGGGTATTGGACTAGCACATATCTGCAATGTCAAAGGTTACAAATGCTTGATTTTTATTCCCAATACCCAATCTCAAGAAAAAATTGATGCTTTGACTACCTTGGGTGCGGAAGTTCGTCCTGTTCCGGCTGTACCTTACAAAGATCCGAATAATTACGTCAAACTATCTGGTAAGATTGCGGCGGAAATGGAAAACGCCATTTGGGCTAATCAGTTTGATAATTTAGCCAATCGTGTTGCCCATTATGAAACCACAGGTAGAGAGATTTGGCAACAGACAGGCGGTAAAATTGATGGTTGGGTGGCGGCCACTGGTACGGGTGGTACTTATGCTGGTGTGGCTATGTACCTCAAGGATCAAAATCCGGGCGTTAAATGTGTAGTTGCTGATCCTTTGGGTAGTGGACTATATAGCTATATCAAAACTGGGGAAATCAAAATGGAAGGAAATTCTATTACTGAAGGTATTGGTAATAGTAGAATTACCGCTAATATGGAAAGCGCACCTATTGATGATGCGATCCAAATTGATGATTCTGAAGCCTTGCGAGTGGTTTATCAACTATTAAGAAAAGATGGTTTATTAATGGGTGGTTCAACGGGAATTAATGTCGGTGCGGCTGTGGCTTTAGCTAAACAATTAGGACCAGGACATACTATTGTGACTATCTTATGTGACAGTGGTTCTCGCTATCAATCACGGATATTTAATAGTGAATGGTTAGCAAGTAAAGGATTAGTTATCAATTAG